A window of the Gossypium hirsutum isolate 1008001.06 chromosome A03, Gossypium_hirsutum_v2.1, whole genome shotgun sequence genome harbors these coding sequences:
- the LOC107902325 gene encoding 60S ribosomal protein L13a-4, with protein sequence MLPFISLERRKKKQQQQLREKMVSGSGICAKRVVVDARHHMLGRLASTLAKELLNGQKVVVVRCEEICMSGGLVRQKMKYMRFLRKRMNTKPSHGPIHFRAPAKILWRTIRGMIPHKTKRGAAALARLKAYEGIPAPYDKIKRMVIPDALKVLRLQKGHKYCLLGKLSSEVGWNHYDTIKELERKRKERAQVAYERRKQLTKLRVKAEKVAEEKLGTQLEVISPIKY encoded by the exons ATGCTCCCCTTCATTTCcctagaaagaagaaaaaaaaaacagcaacAGCAGCTGCGGGAAAAGATGGTTTCGGGGTCAGGGATCTGCGCCAAAAGGGTGGTGGTAGATGCAAGGCATCACATGTTGGGAAGGTTAGCGTCGACATTGGCTAAGGAATTGTTGAATGGGCAAAAAGTTGTGGTTGTAAGATGCGAAGAAATTTGCATGTCGGGTGGATTGGTGAGGCAGAAAATGAAGTACATGAGGTTCTTGAGGAAGCGGATGAACACTAAACCTTCTCATGGTCCTATCCATTTTCGTGCTCCTGCTAAGATCCTATGGCGTACCATTCGTGG AATGATTCCTCATAAGACTAAGCGCGGAGCAGCAGCACTTGCTCGTTTGAAGGCTTACGAAGGGATTCCAGCTCCGTATGATAAGATAAAGAGGATGGTTATTCCCGATGCTCTCAA GGTTTTGAGGCTTCAGAAAGGACACAAGTATTGTTTGTTGGGCAAGCTCTCGTCAGAGGTCGGATGGAACCACTATGACActatcaag GAGCTTGAAAGGAAGAGGAAGGAAAGAGCTCAAGTGGCATACGAGAGAAGGAAGCAACTCACTAAGCTCAGGGTTAAAGCCGAGAAGGTGGCCGAGGAGAAGCTTGGCACGCAGTTGGAAGTTATTTCTCCGATCAAGTATTGA